The window GCTGTTCGGCGCGCTCGGCCTGGCCAGCGAGTTGCACCGCCGCACGATCACGACCACGTTCCTGACCGCGTCCACCCGTCCCGGTGTGCTCACCGCCAAGGCGATCGTCTACACGGTGTGGGGTGCGATCTACGGGCTCGTCATCGCCGTCGCGGTCTCCTTCGGCGCGCTGCTCGGGTCGGACAGCAACCACCTGCCCGACGGCAAGCAGTGGTTCCTGGTGCTCCTCGCGGGCGTGATCATGTGCACCCTGTGGACGCTGTTCGGTCTCGGGGTCGGCGCGCTCATCGGGTCGCCGGTGGGTGCGATCGTGATCCTGCTGGTCTACGCGCTCGTCATCGGCCCGTTCGGCGAGTTCGTGCTCTTCTCCGCCACCGATGGCTCGAACCTGCCCGGTTTCCTGCCGAACGGCTCCGCCAACGGCATGACCGGCTCGACCGCGAGCGCGCTGTTGTTCGAGCAGATCCAGGCCCTGGTCCTCAACCTGGGCGGCGAAATGGTCACCGAGGACCGGCGGGAGACCTTCGACCAGGCCATCCGCGCGGTGGCGGGCGCCCCTGGCGCGCTGTCGCTGTGGCTGAGCACCCTGGTGTTCTTCGCCTGGACGGCCCTGTTCTTCGGCACCGGGATGTGGCGCAACCAGACGCGCGACATCACCTGATCCCCTAGTTGTCCACAGGAGCGGGCCGTTCACCCCATCGGTGAGCGGCCCGCGCCTAATCTGGCGGGGTGCCCCACAACCCTGGCTGGATTCGCAGACTGACCGCCGCGTGCTGGCGACACCGCCGCCTGGTGGTGTTGTCGGTCGTCGCGTCGGTGATCGGTGTCGGTTTCCAGGCGGCTGGTCCGCTCTTGGTCAAGTTCGTCGTCGACGACGCCATCGCGGGCACGACCGAGCGCCTCGTCTGGCTGGTGGTCGCGCTGGTCGCCATGGAGTTGTTGACCTTCGGCAGCGCGTTCCTGCGCCGGTACCTGGGCGGGCGCCTGGCTTTGGACGTCCAGCACGACCTGCGCCAGGCGGTGTTCGGCGCGGTGCAGCGGCTCGATGGCGGCAAGCAGGACGCGATGCGCACCGGGCAGGTGGTGTCGCGGTCGATCACCGACCTGCAGCTCGTCCAGGGCCTGCTGATGATGGTGCCGCTCTCGATCGGCACCGTCGTGTTCGCGTTCATGGCCCTGGCCGCCATGTTGTGGCTCTCACCGTTGCTGACCGTCGTCGCCTTGGTGGTCACCCCGGCGGTCGCGTTCGTGGCGATGCGCAGCAGGCTCACGCTGTTCCCGGCGACGTGGTCGGCCCAGCAGCGCGCCGCCGATCTCGCGCAGCACGTCGAGGAGACGGTCACTGGCGTCCGCGTGGTCAAGGGGTTCGGCCAGGAGTTCCGCGAGATCTCCCGGTTGGAGAAGTCCGCCCGGTCCCTGTTCGCCGAGCGGATGCGGGCGGCGGCGCTGACGTCGCGACCGGCCGCGACGTTGATCGCGATGCCGTCGGCGGGCCAGGTGGCGGTGCTCGCGCTGGGCGGCTGGATGGCGCTCGACGGCCAGGTCACGCTGGGCACTTTCCTCGCGTTCACCACGTATGTGGCGAATCTGGTCGGCCCCACAAGGTTCCTGTCCGGCCTGCTGATCAACGCGCAGCTGGCCCGGGCGGGCGTGGAGCGGGTGTACGAGCTCATCGACTCCCAGCCCGACGTCACCGACAAGCCCGACGCCGCCGACGTGCCGGAGGGGCCGGTCGACGTTCGGCTCGAGGGCGTCACCTTCGGCTACACGCGAAGCGATCCCGTGCTCGACGGGGTGTCGCTGCGGGTCTCCCCCGGTGAGACGCTCGCCCTGGTCGGCACGGCGGGCTCGGGCAAGTCGACGGTGTCGTTGCTGCTGCCCAGGTTCTATGACGTGCACGCGGGGTCGATCAAGGTCGGCGGCGTCGACATCCGTGATCTGCGGCTGGCGTCTCTGCGCGGCACGGTCGGTGTGGTGTTCGAGGAGGCGTTCCTGTTCTCCGACTCCGTGCGCGCGAACATCGCCTACGGGCGCGCGGACGCGACCGAGGACGACATCCGGGCGGCGGCGAAAGCCGCGCAGGCGCACGAGTTCATCGAGGCGCTCCCCCAGGGCTACGACACGGTGGTCGGCGAACGCGGCCTGACGCTGTCTGGTGGCCAGCGGCAGCGGGTCGCCCTTGCCCGCGCTTTGCTCTCCGACCCGCGGGTGCTGGTGCTCGACGACGCGACGTCGGCGGTGGACGCGGCGACGGAGTCGGCCATCCACGACACGCTGCGCGAGGTCACCGCCGACCGCACGACCCTGCTCATCGCCCACCGCCGCTCGACACTGAGCCTGGCCGACCGCATCGCCGTCCTCGACCGGGGCCGGGTGGTCGACGTCGGCACGCACGCGGAGCTGTCCGGGCGGTGCGAGCTGTACCGGTCGCTGCTGGCCGGTCCCGGCGACGTGATCGAAGACCCGACCCGCGGTCGGGACGAAGACCTGGTTCCCGGCCCCGACGGGATCACCGAGTCGCTCTGGCCCGCCCCGACCGAACCGGACCCCGCGACGGCGGAACCCGCGCCGCGGGTCTCCCGACGCATGGGCGGGGACTCCGGCGACGCGGCGGCCGCGCTCCCACCGACGCCGGAGCTCCTCGCCCGGGTCGAGGCGCTCCCGCCCGCGCTCGAACAACCCGACCTGCCCGGGGAGGACCCGACCGCGCCCGATCCGGGCTTCCGGCTGCGCCGCCTGCTGACGCCGGTCCGGTGGTCCCTCGCGGTCGTGGCGGCCCTGGTGATCGCCGACGCGTTGACCGGCATGGCCATGCCGGCGTTGGTGCGCCACGGCATCGACTCCGGCATCCTGACCGGCACCTCGGGGGCACTGTGGGTGGCGACCGGCATCTCCGCCGTCCTGGTCGGCGTCATGTGGATCAACACCGCGGCGACGACGATCCTCACCGCGCGCGTGGGCGAACGCCTCCTCTACCTGCTGCGCGTGCGCAGCTACGCCCACCTGCAGCGGCTCGGCCTCGACTACTACGAGCGCGAGCTGGGGGGCCGGATCATGACCAGGATGACGACCGACGTCGACGCGCTGTCGACGTTCCTGCAGACCGGCGTCACGACGGCGGCGGCGAGCGTGCTGACCGTCGCGGCCATCACGGTCGCGCTGCTCGTCACCGACTTCTCGCTGGCCCTGGTCGCGTTGGCGATACTGCCGGTGCTCGCGGTCGCGACGATCATCTTCCAGCGGCTGTCGTCGGCGGCCTACGCCGAGGCGCGCGAGCGGGTCAGCGCGGTCAACGCGGACATGCAGGAGAACGTGACCGGGCTGCGGGTCTCCCAGGCGTACACGCGGGAGGGCCAGGCCGCCGAGCGCTTCGCCGAGCGCAGCGACGCCTACCGGCGCAGCAGGCTGCGCGCCCAGCGCTACATCGCGACGTACTTCCCGTTCGTCGCCATGCTTTCCGGCTTCGCGCAGGCCGCGGTGCTGGTCGCGGGTGCCCACCGGGTCGCGGCGGGCGACCTCACTCCCGGTGTGCTGCTGGCGTTCCTGCTGTACCTGGGCCTGTTCTTCGCCCCGGTGCAGCAGCTCTCCGGCATCTTCGACGGCTACCAGCAGGCCCGGATCGGCCTGCACCGGATCTCCGACCTGCTGCGCACGCCGAGCAGCGTCGAGCCGCCCGCCGAGCCGGTGCCCGTCCCGGCCCACCTGAGCGGCGCGGTCGAGCTGCGCGGGGTGACGTTCCGCTACCCGGGCACGGAGACACCGGCCGTCGAGGACGTGTCGCTGCGCGCCGAGCCTGGGCAGACCGTCGCCCTGGTCGGTGCGACCGGCGCGGGCAAGTCGACGGTCGTCAAGCTGATCGCCCGGTTCTACGACCCGACCGAGGGCGCTGTCCTCGCCGACGGGACCGATCTGCGCGCCTACGACCTCGCCGTCTACCGGCAGCGGCTGGGCGTGGTTCCCCAGGAGGCCCACCTGTTCAGCGGCGACATCGCGCGCAACGTCGCCTATGGCGACCCGGACGCGCCGCCCGCCAAGGTCGAGGCCGCCGTCCGCGCGGTCGGCGCGCTGCCGATGGTCGCCGGTCTCGCCGACGGGTTCCGCCAGCAGGTCGGCGAGCGGGGGCAGGGCCTGTCCGCGGGCCAGCGCCAGCTCATCGCCCTGGCGAGGGCCGATCTCACCGATCCCGACATCCTGCTGCTCGACGAGGCGACCGCCGCTCTCGACCCCGCGACCGAGGCCGCGGTGGTCGCCGCGAGCGACCGGGTCACGAGCAGCCGCACCACGTTCGTCGTGGCGCACCGATTAGCCACCGCGGCCCGGGCCGACACCATCGTCGTGATGGAGGCGGGCCGGGTGGTCGAGCAAGGCACCCACGACGAGCTGCTGGCGGCGGACGGGCACTACGCGCGCCTCTGGCGCTACGGATCACCGGAGCACGCCGGACAACGCTCCGAGCTGCCCGAAACGGCGCCCCGATGAGGCCCGAAACCTCACCGGGCCGGGCCACGAGCAGTGAGAACATCCGGGCTCAATCGATACAGTGCCGAACGCTACGCATGAGGTGGCTCACCCGGGTCCACTTGATTAACACACGCCCTGACCGGGGGACTAGCCTGACGGGGAATGGCCATTACTAAGAGATCGAGATGGATAGAGGCGAGAGCCAGCCGTGTCCAGCAGTAGTCCCGCGTCACAGTTCGGTGCGAACGAGTGGCTCGTCGAAGAGATGTATGAGCAGTTCCTCGCGGACCCGTCTTCCGTAGACCCCGCGTGGCACGACTTCTTCGCCGACTACAAGCCCACACCGCGAGCAGCGACCCAAAGCGCCGCGACGGCGAAGAGCGCGGGGAGTGACACCGGGACGGCGACCGCCACGGCCACCGCTCCCGCCGCCACCCCGCCCGCCAAGCAGCCACCCGCCAAGACCGCGCCCCCGGCGTCGGGCAACGGGCAGGCG is drawn from Actinokineospora alba and contains these coding sequences:
- a CDS encoding ABC transporter permease subunit, which gives rise to MGNMIKAEFRKILTTKLWWAMMIPAFLVAGGWALGGAALTTEIANDLSREDVIQQFDIPINEVSWSVIALARAMNIASIFPMLFGALGLASELHRRTITTTFLTASTRPGVLTAKAIVYTVWGAIYGLVIAVAVSFGALLGSDSNHLPDGKQWFLVLLAGVIMCTLWTLFGLGVGALIGSPVGAIVILLVYALVIGPFGEFVLFSATDGSNLPGFLPNGSANGMTGSTASALLFEQIQALVLNLGGEMVTEDRRETFDQAIRAVAGAPGALSLWLSTLVFFAWTALFFGTGMWRNQTRDIT
- a CDS encoding ABC transporter ATP-binding protein is translated as MPHNPGWIRRLTAACWRHRRLVVLSVVASVIGVGFQAAGPLLVKFVVDDAIAGTTERLVWLVVALVAMELLTFGSAFLRRYLGGRLALDVQHDLRQAVFGAVQRLDGGKQDAMRTGQVVSRSITDLQLVQGLLMMVPLSIGTVVFAFMALAAMLWLSPLLTVVALVVTPAVAFVAMRSRLTLFPATWSAQQRAADLAQHVEETVTGVRVVKGFGQEFREISRLEKSARSLFAERMRAAALTSRPAATLIAMPSAGQVAVLALGGWMALDGQVTLGTFLAFTTYVANLVGPTRFLSGLLINAQLARAGVERVYELIDSQPDVTDKPDAADVPEGPVDVRLEGVTFGYTRSDPVLDGVSLRVSPGETLALVGTAGSGKSTVSLLLPRFYDVHAGSIKVGGVDIRDLRLASLRGTVGVVFEEAFLFSDSVRANIAYGRADATEDDIRAAAKAAQAHEFIEALPQGYDTVVGERGLTLSGGQRQRVALARALLSDPRVLVLDDATSAVDAATESAIHDTLREVTADRTTLLIAHRRSTLSLADRIAVLDRGRVVDVGTHAELSGRCELYRSLLAGPGDVIEDPTRGRDEDLVPGPDGITESLWPAPTEPDPATAEPAPRVSRRMGGDSGDAAAALPPTPELLARVEALPPALEQPDLPGEDPTAPDPGFRLRRLLTPVRWSLAVVAALVIADALTGMAMPALVRHGIDSGILTGTSGALWVATGISAVLVGVMWINTAATTILTARVGERLLYLLRVRSYAHLQRLGLDYYERELGGRIMTRMTTDVDALSTFLQTGVTTAAASVLTVAAITVALLVTDFSLALVALAILPVLAVATIIFQRLSSAAYAEARERVSAVNADMQENVTGLRVSQAYTREGQAAERFAERSDAYRRSRLRAQRYIATYFPFVAMLSGFAQAAVLVAGAHRVAAGDLTPGVLLAFLLYLGLFFAPVQQLSGIFDGYQQARIGLHRISDLLRTPSSVEPPAEPVPVPAHLSGAVELRGVTFRYPGTETPAVEDVSLRAEPGQTVALVGATGAGKSTVVKLIARFYDPTEGAVLADGTDLRAYDLAVYRQRLGVVPQEAHLFSGDIARNVAYGDPDAPPAKVEAAVRAVGALPMVAGLADGFRQQVGERGQGLSAGQRQLIALARADLTDPDILLLDEATAALDPATEAAVVAASDRVTSSRTTFVVAHRLATAARADTIVVMEAGRVVEQGTHDELLAADGHYARLWRYGSPEHAGQRSELPETAPR